One genomic window of Oleomonas cavernae includes the following:
- a CDS encoding WD40/YVTN/BNR-like repeat-containing protein, with the protein MTRLTSLLAASAAAVLAASVATAGAPPATTLDVLRAGTAHEAVYCIDVQGKEALAVGAPALLFESNDGGHGWHKVEHGLTVSALLGCSLKQGVGLVVGQAGTILRREKGQTAWTAIASGSTSRLFDIDLNASGQAVAVGAFGTVLRSGDGGKSWTQVAIDWAAFNPEGLEPHLYGVTVDDAGAITVVGEFELILRSTDGGATWSAAHSGEASLFDLAIGRDGIGYAVGQKGTVLRTSDGGASWAAERTPTQVNLLGVKIRDDGAVLVTGMRALLRGTKGGSDWAVATPGDVATTWYQGVAAGGNTQWIVTGHRGRIVELAP; encoded by the coding sequence ATGACACGTTTGACAAGCCTTCTGGCGGCATCGGCTGCGGCGGTCCTGGCTGCCTCGGTTGCAACCGCCGGCGCGCCGCCGGCCACGACACTCGACGTCCTGCGCGCGGGCACGGCCCATGAGGCGGTCTATTGCATCGATGTCCAGGGCAAGGAGGCCCTGGCGGTCGGTGCCCCGGCCCTGTTGTTCGAGAGCAATGACGGCGGCCACGGCTGGCACAAGGTCGAGCACGGCTTGACCGTCTCGGCCCTGCTGGGCTGCTCGCTGAAGCAGGGCGTCGGCCTGGTGGTCGGCCAGGCCGGCACTATCCTGCGCCGCGAGAAGGGGCAAACCGCCTGGACTGCGATCGCCAGCGGCTCGACCAGCCGGCTGTTCGATATCGACCTGAATGCCAGCGGCCAGGCCGTGGCGGTCGGTGCCTTCGGTACCGTGCTGCGCTCGGGCGACGGCGGCAAGAGTTGGACCCAGGTCGCCATCGACTGGGCGGCCTTCAACCCCGAAGGGCTGGAGCCGCATCTCTACGGCGTGACGGTCGATGACGCCGGCGCGATCACCGTGGTTGGCGAGTTCGAGTTGATCCTGCGCTCCACCGATGGCGGTGCGACCTGGAGTGCCGCGCACAGCGGCGAGGCCTCGCTGTTCGATCTGGCGATCGGTCGCGATGGGATAGGTTACGCGGTGGGGCAAAAGGGCACCGTCCTGCGTACCAGCGATGGCGGGGCAAGCTGGGCGGCGGAACGGACCCCGACCCAGGTCAACCTGCTGGGGGTGAAAATCAGGGATGACGGGGCGGTGCTGGTAACCGGCATGCGGGCCCTGTTGCGTGGCACCAAAGGCGGGTCCGACTGGGCCGTCGCCACCCCCGGCGATGTCGCGACCACCTGGTATCAGGGCGTTGCCGCCGGCGGCAACACGCAATGGATTGTCACCGGTCACAGGGGGCGGATCGTCGAACTCGCGCCATAA
- a CDS encoding DUF1329 domain-containing protein, with the protein MHIKKYDFDYSRRLFLERAAKGIVGAGVLAPLWPTIAKSGDATTAYPEELRSISAYTKGKLKPGDVLTADNVDIVKDLLDPIAYRQVKEMGRRITLVETTSDVTKLFPHEYLEATLKNKGKAKLDGSGNTFNADGKPWIGGNPFPEPKDGVEAFANLTLSWGRHDQSFYAVRDWDISPGGTTSYQYDFCWAEQNTTCLVNNPDGPYWAGHEDKLRYQSVFFIGPNDVKGTSFVNTWYYDQAKFPDLFGYLPAFKRERRFPTNQRFEPLVPGITIFLSDAWAAGDPMLTWGNYKVIGSKPHLGSVSQNWMGDDPNWERKVHGGPKGETFFDTYMELIPEVMVVEAEPVGYPRSPVGKKRVWIDVRNMMFVAYVTYDRRGEIWKSFEPGFSQYKTASNVVMDGKNPGWSWTHVHSHDIQSNRMSRFVQAKSITGGYNSSWNQGSLYDKFLTIQAVRRLGA; encoded by the coding sequence ATGCACATTAAGAAATACGACTTCGACTACTCCAGGCGCCTGTTTCTGGAGCGCGCGGCCAAGGGCATCGTCGGTGCCGGCGTGCTCGCCCCGCTGTGGCCGACCATCGCCAAATCGGGCGACGCCACGACCGCCTACCCTGAAGAACTGCGCTCGATCAGCGCCTATACCAAGGGCAAGCTGAAGCCCGGCGACGTGCTCACCGCCGACAATGTCGATATCGTGAAGGACCTGCTCGACCCCATCGCCTACCGCCAGGTGAAGGAAATGGGCCGGCGCATCACCCTGGTGGAGACCACCAGCGACGTGACCAAGCTGTTCCCGCACGAATATCTGGAAGCCACCCTGAAGAACAAGGGCAAGGCCAAGCTGGACGGTTCGGGCAATACCTTCAACGCCGACGGCAAGCCGTGGATCGGCGGCAACCCGTTCCCCGAGCCCAAGGACGGCGTGGAAGCCTTCGCCAACCTGACCTTAAGCTGGGGCCGCCACGATCAGTCCTTCTACGCCGTGCGCGACTGGGACATTTCGCCCGGCGGCACCACCTCCTACCAGTATGATTTCTGCTGGGCCGAACAGAACACGACCTGCCTGGTCAACAATCCCGACGGCCCCTATTGGGCAGGCCACGAGGACAAGCTGCGTTACCAGTCGGTGTTCTTCATCGGCCCCAACGACGTCAAGGGGACCTCCTTCGTCAACACCTGGTATTACGACCAGGCCAAGTTCCCCGACCTGTTCGGCTATCTCCCCGCCTTCAAGCGCGAGCGCCGGTTCCCCACCAACCAGCGCTTCGAGCCGCTGGTGCCCGGCATCACCATCTTCCTGTCGGACGCCTGGGCGGCGGGCGACCCCATGCTGACCTGGGGCAACTACAAGGTGATCGGCAGCAAGCCGCACCTGGGTTCGGTCTCGCAGAACTGGATGGGCGACGATCCCAACTGGGAGCGCAAGGTCCATGGCGGGCCGAAGGGCGAGACCTTCTTCGACACCTACATGGAGCTGATCCCCGAGGTGATGGTGGTCGAGGCCGAGCCGGTCGGCTATCCGCGCTCGCCGGTGGGCAAGAAGCGGGTCTGGATCGACGTCCGCAACATGATGTTCGTGGCCTATGTCACCTATGACCGGCGCGGCGAAATCTGGAAATCCTTCGAGCCCGGCTTCAGCCAGTACAAGACGGCCAGCAACGTCGTCATGGACGGCAAGAACCCCGGCTGGTCGTGGACCCATGTCCACAGCCACGACATCCAGTCGAACCGCATGAGCCGGTTCGTCCAGGCCAAGAGCATCACCGGCGGCTACAACTCGTCTTGGAACCAGGGCAGTCTCTACGACAAGTTCCTGACCATCCAGGCGGTGCGGCGCCTGGGCGCCTGA
- a CDS encoding efflux RND transporter permease subunit, with translation MKITRHSIAQFVMQNRLLSVAVMIGITIFLGLGLRNVELRTIFSDLLPSDHPYVQTFKDHPNFGNPLTITLMVKRKTGTIYNIDTLQKVWNMTREADLAPAVDHDQVLSITTEKARYAEAVPDGIDTQPIMGDTVPTTQADIDEFRRRVDMAPNARAFLISDDETATIITVTFIERLLDYGATFEYMQGLVERNRDANHEVYMAGQPALTGWVYHYEHQMLFIFAATVCALILCLIVYMRNIIGVVVPLGASTIAALWGFGFVGWLNIPIEPLIMVVPLLHVARSFSHCVQFIERYCEILHHVKNKTKAAEIALSVMMVPGTLGIVTDAVGLCLIAVAPIPVMERLALFCGFWAFMLVPTNIFLTPLLLSYLPTPRNILKITGRDGDRGVHVMIRNLLRGLSTWTFGKRARFTTVAVLIVAAFSIWQTAHVKIGNPVEGSNLLWENSQFNTAVAQINDHFPGLNTLEIVLEAKNPINPNRVARQAETIATMARIEYFLEQQEKPPVATLAFADYLPEANRLFAGGNPKWSPLDPDDASVGAAVGALMVGTSPKAFLHVTDFEQQNSTVSLWYKDNKQETVDQAIAQAQAAVDFVGSDHPDFRIRLATGTIALQQSVNDAVEHYHWIILGLLNLAMFVSCAFAYRSIVAGLMLLVPVNLSNFFLTAVMVEMGIGLDINSLPITAIGIGVGIDYGIYLLSRICEEFQGHKEYDTAILASVATTGKAIFFTATIMLLGILPWYFLSELKFLADMGLLLVMVMLINMVIALIVVPLLVWLVKPQFMTRDDLLVGEGVDLSAYTVDEKELSTLAAAQ, from the coding sequence GTGAAGATCACCCGCCATTCCATCGCGCAATTCGTGATGCAGAACCGCCTGCTGTCCGTCGCCGTAATGATCGGGATTACGATCTTCCTGGGCCTGGGCCTGCGCAATGTCGAGCTGCGCACGATCTTCTCCGACCTGCTGCCGTCGGACCACCCTTACGTCCAGACCTTCAAGGATCACCCCAACTTCGGCAACCCGCTGACCATCACCCTGATGGTCAAGCGCAAGACCGGCACGATCTATAATATCGATACCCTGCAAAAGGTCTGGAACATGACCCGCGAGGCCGATCTGGCGCCCGCGGTCGACCACGACCAGGTCCTGTCGATCACCACCGAGAAGGCGCGTTATGCCGAAGCGGTGCCGGACGGCATCGATACCCAGCCGATCATGGGCGATACCGTGCCTACCACCCAGGCCGATATCGACGAATTCCGCCGCCGCGTGGACATGGCGCCCAACGCCCGCGCCTTCCTGATCTCCGACGACGAGACGGCGACCATCATCACCGTCACCTTCATCGAACGCCTGCTCGATTACGGCGCCACCTTCGAATACATGCAAGGCTTGGTGGAGCGTAACCGCGACGCCAACCACGAGGTCTACATGGCGGGCCAGCCGGCCCTGACCGGCTGGGTCTATCACTATGAACACCAGATGCTGTTCATCTTCGCGGCCACGGTCTGCGCGCTGATCCTGTGCCTGATCGTCTACATGCGGAACATCATCGGTGTCGTCGTGCCCCTGGGTGCGAGCACGATCGCCGCCCTGTGGGGCTTTGGCTTCGTCGGCTGGTTGAACATCCCGATCGAGCCGCTGATCATGGTGGTGCCGCTGCTCCACGTCGCGCGCTCGTTCAGCCATTGCGTGCAGTTCATCGAGCGCTATTGCGAGATCCTTCACCATGTGAAGAACAAGACCAAGGCGGCCGAAATCGCGCTCAGCGTGATGATGGTGCCGGGCACGCTGGGCATCGTCACCGATGCCGTGGGCCTGTGCCTGATCGCCGTGGCACCCATCCCGGTGATGGAGCGCCTGGCCCTGTTCTGCGGCTTCTGGGCCTTCATGCTGGTGCCCACCAACATCTTCCTGACGCCCCTGCTGCTGTCCTACCTGCCGACGCCGCGCAACATCCTGAAGATCACCGGGCGTGACGGCGACCGCGGGGTCCATGTGATGATCCGCAACCTGCTGCGCGGCCTCTCCACCTGGACCTTCGGCAAGCGGGCACGCTTCACCACCGTCGCCGTGCTGATCGTCGCCGCCTTCAGCATCTGGCAGACCGCCCATGTGAAGATCGGCAACCCGGTCGAGGGCAGCAACCTGTTGTGGGAAAACAGCCAGTTCAACACGGCGGTCGCCCAGATCAACGATCACTTTCCGGGCTTGAACACGCTCGAAATCGTGCTTGAGGCCAAGAATCCGATCAATCCCAACCGGGTGGCGCGCCAGGCCGAAACCATCGCGACCATGGCCCGCATCGAATATTTCCTGGAACAGCAGGAGAAACCGCCGGTCGCCACCCTGGCCTTCGCCGATTACCTGCCCGAGGCCAATCGCCTGTTCGCCGGCGGCAACCCGAAATGGTCGCCGCTCGATCCCGACGATGCCTCCGTGGGCGCCGCGGTAGGGGCGTTGATGGTGGGCACCAGCCCCAAGGCCTTCCTCCATGTAACCGATTTCGAGCAGCAGAATTCGACTGTCTCGCTGTGGTACAAGGACAACAAACAGGAAACGGTCGACCAGGCGATTGCCCAGGCCCAGGCCGCGGTCGACTTTGTCGGCTCCGACCACCCGGATTTCCGCATCCGCCTCGCCACCGGCACCATCGCCCTGCAACAGTCGGTCAACGACGCGGTCGAGCACTACCACTGGATCATTCTGGGCCTGCTGAACCTGGCGATGTTCGTGAGCTGCGCCTTTGCCTATCGCTCGATCGTTGCCGGCCTGATGCTGCTGGTGCCCGTGAACCTGTCCAACTTCTTCCTGACCGCGGTCATGGTCGAAATGGGCATCGGCCTCGACATCAACAGCCTGCCGATCACCGCGATCGGCATCGGTGTCGGCATCGATTACGGCATCTACCTGCTCAGCCGGATCTGCGAGGAATTCCAGGGCCACAAGGAATATGACACGGCGATCCTCGCCTCGGTTGCCACCACCGGCAAGGCGATCTTCTTCACCGCCACCATCATGCTGCTGGGCATCCTGCCCTGGTACTTCCTGTCGGAACTGAAGTTCCTGGCCGACATGGGCCTGCTGCTGGTCATGGTCATGCTGATCAACATGGTCATCGCACTGATCGTGGTGCCCCTGCTGGTCTGGCTGGTGAAGCCCCAGTTCATGACCCGCGACGACCTGCTGGTCGGCGAGGGGGTCGATCTTTCCGCCTATACGGTTGACGAAAAAGAACTGTCGACGCTGGCCGCGGCCCAGTGA
- a CDS encoding LuxR C-terminal-related transcriptional regulator encodes MRRKNLEDYFEHLPAYSVTLVRAPAGFGKTTLLADWRKRLLFDGSRVAWLSLDEHDNEPAQLLSYLLGALDQAFENDRAVTTSFLSASGNLAPNLVAGFIVNEVQQLSDDIYVFLDDVHDLNAPAALSILYDLIHYAPPNLHFVLAGRPAIRLGLSRLKVQGRVQETDIAEMRFDISEAIEFFRLRGHDLLRLTDIDTLNQATEGWVAGLCLASQSLARKKNVSEFVETFCGQTKEITDYIRDTVFRQIDEEDRRWLVRISIFSRFCPALCDEVLERADSAARIARLVEEVPFIIPLEGAEGWARLHPLLREFLAGEVKLLAHDEFVGLHRRAAQWFSAREAISEAIHHAIEEGDSTWAIQLIARQSRRMVESAQILLLMSWYERLPKEAFAKRLDLAVDVIWALSLSMRMDEAGAAIAEVEKALAERPQPDDTVRWELQAVKAAYYTLNDRGEGLQVAEEWLANGPRNDQFKIGALANVVTYNRNIRGEFDRALEAQLIGESWPMAERSHFTMIYADCCIGTAHEQRGEFDKAREHYEMALRRGEEIGGRRSVPAALPASCLSGLLYDQDDLLGAQKVLAGRFDIACSRTPPSFSARGAISLVKVHVADGDMKRALERLDRLEAIANRLGFARIVAGCLAERLHLALLANDWRQVRHWTNRLQALRQAENPALGRTAVTLTNEIIRLGEARADLMLGEAKRSLGFLQNYLAEAEEFDRFGDQVTGRILLASALWSTGSQDEAVGVFQAALSMALPKRYRRAFQDQRIYVLPLLKALQTGLDAAGLSPEEKAFAAELLQGRGDTGAKRAEVVNFTEVGRPTRILPERMAVLQGEAESDQSLYQQLTAREREVLSCMAEGLTNKEIAAALAIAPETVKWYVKQIFLKLGANTRTQAVRQARRARVL; translated from the coding sequence GTGCGTAGGAAAAACCTCGAAGATTATTTCGAGCACCTGCCCGCCTATTCGGTGACGCTGGTGCGCGCGCCCGCCGGCTTCGGCAAGACCACCCTGCTGGCCGACTGGCGCAAACGCCTGCTGTTCGACGGCAGCCGGGTCGCCTGGCTCAGCCTCGACGAACACGACAACGAGCCGGCGCAATTGCTCAGCTACCTGCTGGGCGCGCTCGACCAGGCGTTCGAGAACGATCGCGCGGTGACGACCTCGTTTCTCTCCGCCTCGGGCAACCTTGCGCCCAATCTGGTCGCCGGCTTCATCGTCAACGAGGTGCAGCAGCTCAGCGACGATATCTATGTCTTCCTCGACGACGTGCATGATCTCAATGCCCCCGCGGCGCTGTCGATCCTCTATGACCTGATCCATTACGCGCCGCCCAACCTGCATTTCGTGCTGGCCGGCCGGCCCGCCATCCGGCTGGGCCTGTCGCGGCTGAAGGTCCAGGGCCGGGTGCAGGAAACCGATATCGCCGAGATGCGCTTCGACATTTCGGAAGCCATCGAGTTTTTCCGCCTGCGCGGCCACGACCTGCTGCGCCTGACCGACATCGACACGCTGAACCAGGCGACCGAGGGCTGGGTCGCCGGCCTGTGCCTGGCCAGCCAGTCGCTGGCGCGCAAGAAGAACGTCTCGGAATTCGTCGAGACCTTCTGCGGCCAGACCAAGGAAATCACCGATTACATCCGCGACACCGTGTTTCGCCAGATTGACGAGGAGGATCGCCGCTGGCTGGTGCGCATTTCGATCTTCTCGCGCTTCTGTCCGGCCCTGTGCGACGAGGTGCTGGAACGGGCGGATTCGGCGGCGCGGATTGCCCGCCTGGTCGAGGAGGTGCCCTTCATCATTCCCCTGGAGGGGGCGGAAGGCTGGGCCCGGCTGCATCCCCTGCTGCGCGAATTCCTGGCCGGCGAGGTGAAGCTGCTGGCCCATGACGAGTTCGTCGGTCTGCATCGCCGGGCGGCACAGTGGTTTTCCGCTCGCGAGGCGATTTCCGAGGCGATCCACCACGCGATCGAGGAAGGCGATTCGACCTGGGCGATTCAGCTCATCGCGCGCCAGTCGCGGCGCATGGTGGAAAGCGCCCAGATCCTGCTGCTGATGAGCTGGTACGAACGGCTGCCCAAGGAAGCCTTCGCCAAACGTCTGGACCTGGCGGTCGATGTCATCTGGGCGTTGAGCCTGTCGATGCGCATGGACGAGGCGGGGGCCGCCATCGCCGAGGTGGAGAAGGCGCTGGCCGAACGTCCCCAGCCGGACGACACGGTGCGGTGGGAATTGCAGGCGGTGAAGGCCGCCTACTACACGCTGAACGATCGCGGCGAAGGCCTGCAGGTGGCCGAGGAATGGCTGGCCAACGGGCCGCGCAACGACCAGTTCAAGATCGGCGCGCTGGCCAATGTGGTCACCTACAACCGCAACATCCGGGGCGAATTCGACCGTGCGCTTGAGGCGCAGTTGATCGGCGAATCCTGGCCCATGGCGGAGCGCAGCCACTTCACCATGATCTATGCCGATTGCTGCATCGGCACCGCCCACGAGCAGCGTGGCGAGTTCGACAAGGCGCGGGAACATTACGAGATGGCGCTGCGCCGGGGCGAGGAAATCGGCGGCCGCCGTTCGGTGCCGGCGGCCTTGCCGGCCTCGTGTCTTTCCGGGTTGCTTTACGATCAGGACGATCTCCTGGGCGCGCAGAAGGTCTTGGCGGGACGGTTCGACATCGCCTGTTCACGCACACCGCCGAGCTTTAGCGCGCGCGGGGCGATCTCGCTGGTCAAGGTCCATGTCGCCGATGGTGACATGAAGCGGGCGCTGGAGCGGCTGGACCGGCTGGAGGCGATCGCCAATCGCCTGGGCTTTGCCCGTATCGTGGCCGGTTGCCTGGCCGAGCGCCTGCATCTTGCCCTGCTGGCCAACGACTGGCGCCAGGTGCGTCACTGGACCAATCGTTTGCAGGCGCTGCGCCAGGCCGAGAATCCGGCACTGGGCCGCACCGCGGTCACCCTCACCAACGAGATCATCCGCCTGGGCGAGGCGCGGGCCGACCTGATGCTGGGCGAGGCCAAGCGCAGCCTGGGCTTCCTGCAGAATTACCTGGCCGAAGCCGAAGAATTCGATCGTTTCGGCGACCAGGTGACCGGGCGCATCCTGCTGGCCAGCGCGCTGTGGTCGACGGGCAGCCAGGATGAGGCGGTGGGGGTGTTCCAGGCCGCGTTGTCGATGGCCTTGCCCAAGCGATACCGCCGCGCGTTCCAGGATCAGCGGATCTATGTCCTGCCCCTGCTCAAGGCGTTGCAGACCGGCCTCGATGCTGCCGGCCTGTCGCCCGAGGAGAAGGCCTTTGCGGCCGAACTTCTGCAAGGCCGCGGCGACACCGGCGCCAAGCGTGCCGAGGTGGTGAACTTTACCGAGGTCGGCCGGCCGACGCGCATCCTGCCCGAACGCATGGCCGTGCTGCAGGGCGAGGCCGAGAGCGATCAGAGCCTCTACCAGCAACTGACCGCGCGCGAACGCGAAGTGCTCAGTTGCATGGCCGAAGGGCTGACCAACAAGGAAATTGCCGCGGCGCTGGCGATCGCGCCGGAAACGGTAAAATGGTACGTCAAGCAGATCTTCCTGAAGCTTGGCGCCAACACCCGCACCCAAGCGGTGCGCCAGGCCCGCCGCGCCCGCGTGCTCTAG
- a CDS encoding acetoacetate--CoA ligase, with the protein MVKEGDLLWTPSRAFVENSNVTQYLRWLRDNRGLNFADYDALWRWSVTEIEAFWESLWDYFEVQSSRPYARVLDRRVMPGARWFEGSRVNYAEHMLRAEGDGNAPAFHHMSETRPLATMNRRELGRQVRIVATQLRGLGVAPGDRVVSYMPNIPETAIAMLAAVAIGAVWSSAAPEFGVTTVIERFSQIEPKVLFAADGYRFAGKDFSRIAEVKQIVAALPSLTCVVWLPYLDEAAAVPPLSDAILWRELLDHSDVPRHLFAYEQVAYDHPLWVVFSSGTTGLPKAIAHSHIGALLEHQKLSHFHLNLKPGGVMFFYTTTGWVMWNIVLSGLLAGAAVVLYDGSPVHPEPDVLWKMAAETGTTCFGASPTYVQILERKGLEPGKTFDLSRLDSILLGGSPATPESFAWFYRAVKSDLWLTSQSGGTEICSGFVGASPTLPVYAGEIQTRMLGMDVHAWSDDGRELADEVGELVVTNPFPSMPIFFWGDTKGKRYHESYFDVFPGVWRHGDFIKINGRGGCYIYGRSDSTLNRYGVRIGTAEIYRAVEQVDEVLDSLIVCCELPGGNFYMPLFVKLKPGCDLTDSVRLAINAKLRADCSPRHVPDEIHQVPDVPYTLTGKKMEIPVRKILMGWAPDKAASRDAMTNPPALDWYIALAQRRQRTAVA; encoded by the coding sequence ATGGTGAAGGAAGGGGACCTGTTGTGGACGCCGTCGCGGGCCTTTGTCGAGAACTCGAACGTTACGCAATATCTGCGCTGGCTGCGTGACAACCGGGGCCTGAATTTCGCCGACTATGATGCGCTGTGGCGCTGGTCGGTGACCGAGATCGAGGCCTTCTGGGAATCGCTGTGGGATTATTTCGAGGTTCAGTCGTCGCGGCCCTATGCCCGGGTGCTGGACCGCCGGGTGATGCCGGGTGCGCGCTGGTTCGAGGGCTCGCGCGTCAATTATGCCGAGCACATGCTGCGCGCCGAGGGCGACGGCAATGCCCCGGCCTTCCATCACATGAGCGAGACCAGGCCGCTGGCCACCATGAACCGGCGCGAACTGGGCCGCCAGGTGCGGATCGTGGCGACGCAGTTGCGCGGCCTGGGCGTGGCGCCGGGCGACCGGGTGGTTTCCTACATGCCCAACATCCCCGAGACGGCGATCGCCATGCTGGCGGCGGTGGCGATCGGTGCCGTGTGGTCAAGTGCCGCCCCTGAGTTCGGCGTGACCACGGTGATCGAGCGCTTCTCGCAGATCGAGCCCAAGGTGCTGTTCGCCGCCGACGGCTATCGCTTCGCCGGCAAGGATTTCTCGCGCATCGCCGAGGTGAAGCAGATCGTGGCGGCCCTGCCGTCGCTGACCTGCGTGGTCTGGTTGCCCTATCTGGACGAGGCGGCGGCCGTGCCGCCCTTGTCGGACGCGATCCTGTGGCGCGAACTGCTCGATCATTCCGACGTGCCGCGCCACCTCTTCGCCTATGAGCAGGTCGCCTATGATCATCCGCTGTGGGTGGTGTTCTCGTCCGGCACGACGGGCCTGCCCAAGGCGATCGCGCATAGTCACATCGGCGCCCTGCTCGAGCACCAGAAGCTGAGCCATTTCCACCTCAACCTGAAGCCGGGCGGGGTGATGTTCTTCTACACCACCACCGGCTGGGTGATGTGGAACATCGTGCTGTCCGGGCTGCTCGCCGGCGCTGCCGTGGTGCTCTACGACGGCAGCCCGGTCCATCCCGAACCCGACGTCTTGTGGAAGATGGCAGCCGAAACCGGCACCACCTGTTTCGGCGCCAGCCCGACCTATGTCCAGATCCTGGAGCGCAAGGGCCTGGAACCGGGCAAGACGTTCGACCTGTCGCGCCTCGACTCGATCCTGCTGGGCGGCTCGCCGGCGACGCCGGAAAGCTTCGCCTGGTTCTACCGGGCGGTGAAATCCGACCTGTGGCTGACCTCGCAGAGCGGCGGCACCGAGATCTGTTCGGGCTTCGTCGGCGCGTCGCCCACCTTGCCCGTCTATGCCGGCGAGATCCAGACCCGGATGCTGGGCATGGACGTCCATGCCTGGTCCGACGACGGCCGGGAACTGGCCGATGAAGTCGGCGAGCTGGTGGTAACCAACCCATTTCCGTCGATGCCGATCTTTTTCTGGGGCGACACCAAGGGCAAGCGCTATCACGAATCCTATTTCGATGTGTTCCCCGGCGTGTGGCGCCACGGCGATTTCATCAAGATCAATGGTCGCGGCGGCTGCTACATCTATGGCCGTTCGGACTCGACCCTGAACCGCTACGGTGTGCGCATCGGCACGGCCGAAATCTACCGGGCGGTCGAGCAGGTCGACGAGGTGCTCGACAGCCTGATCGTGTGCTGCGAACTGCCGGGCGGAAACTTCTACATGCCCTTGTTCGTCAAGCTGAAGCCGGGATGCGATCTGACCGATAGTGTTCGCCTGGCGATCAATGCCAAGTTGCGCGCCGATTGCAGCCCGCGCCACGTCCCCGATGAAATCCACCAGGTGCCGGACGTGCCCTATACCCTGACGGGCAAGAAAATGGAGATCCCGGTGCGCAAGATCCTGATGGGATGGGCGCCGGACAAGGCCGCCAGCCGGGACGCCATGACCAATCCGCCGGCGCTGGATTGGTATATTGCGCTGGCGCAGCGGCGGCAGCGCACGGCTGTTGCATAG